In Flavobacterium okayamense, a single window of DNA contains:
- a CDS encoding hemolysin family protein, producing the protein MDIAVILICLLLSAFFSGMEIAYVSSNKVYLSIEKKQDNFNAKILSRLIEKPSQFITAMLVGNNVVLVVYGIFSGEMIMQWIESFNFELTSFASLMLQTIISTLIILITAEFLPKVFFQIYANSFVKIFAVPAYVFYQLFYWVSRFIIWISDFILIKFFKTEGDQVQDYFSKVELGNFISEQMNGVSDEDEIDSEIQIFQNALEFSDLKARDIMTPRTEISGVDILDSVQELRELFISTGYSKIVVYQNSVDEVLGYVHSFELFKKPKTIKSVMIPIEYVPETIYIKDLLDILTKKRKSMAVILDEYGGTSGIVTVEDIIEELFGEIEDEHDLDEELIDEKLDENSYLFSARLDVEFINEKYNLDIPETDSYSTLGGFVVYHTKEIPQNEEKIRIENFEITIHSASNKKIELVKLSILEEKQ; encoded by the coding sequence ATGGACATAGCCGTCATACTCATTTGTTTACTTCTTTCAGCTTTCTTTTCAGGAATGGAGATTGCATATGTTTCTTCAAACAAAGTATATCTTTCTATCGAAAAAAAGCAAGACAATTTTAATGCTAAAATTTTATCTCGGTTAATTGAAAAACCATCACAGTTTATTACTGCAATGCTTGTGGGTAATAACGTGGTTTTAGTTGTTTATGGTATCTTTTCGGGAGAGATGATAATGCAATGGATTGAATCTTTCAATTTTGAACTAACATCTTTTGCAAGTTTAATGCTCCAAACTATAATATCAACTTTAATTATTTTAATAACAGCTGAATTTTTACCTAAAGTATTCTTTCAAATTTATGCTAATAGTTTTGTAAAGATTTTTGCTGTTCCAGCTTACGTATTTTATCAATTATTTTATTGGGTTTCTAGATTTATTATTTGGATTTCTGATTTTATTTTGATTAAATTTTTCAAAACTGAAGGTGATCAAGTTCAAGATTATTTTAGTAAAGTAGAGTTAGGTAATTTTATTTCCGAGCAAATGAATGGTGTTTCTGATGAAGATGAAATTGATTCAGAAATTCAAATTTTTCAAAATGCACTTGAGTTTTCAGATTTGAAAGCAAGAGATATTATGACGCCAAGAACTGAAATTTCAGGTGTCGATATTTTAGATTCAGTTCAAGAACTCCGCGAATTGTTTATTAGTACAGGTTATTCTAAAATTGTAGTTTATCAAAATTCAGTTGACGAAGTTTTAGGTTATGTACATTCGTTTGAATTGTTTAAAAAACCAAAAACAATTAAATCAGTAATGATTCCTATTGAGTATGTTCCTGAAACTATTTACATTAAAGATTTGCTCGATATTCTAACCAAAAAGCGTAAAAGTATGGCTGTAATTCTCGATGAATATGGTGGGACATCGGGTATTGTTACGGTGGAAGATATTATTGAAGAATTGTTTGGAGAAATAGAAGATGAGCATGATTTAGATGAAGAGCTAATTGATGAAAAATTAGATGAAAATTCATATTTATTTTCAGCGCGACTAGATGTTGAATTTATAAATGAAAAGTATAATTTAGATATTCCAGAAACAGATTCTTATAGTACTTTGGGCGGGTTTGTTGTATATCATACTAAAGAAATTCCTCAAAATGAAGAAAAAATAAGAATAGAGAACTTCGAGATTACGATTCATTCGGCTTCAAATAAAAAGATAGAATTGGTAAAACTTTCTATTCTAGAAGAAAAACAATAA
- the lptC gene encoding LPS export ABC transporter periplasmic protein LptC codes for MIEKSKHIILSIVTILIVAMFFSCEGSLKEVQKSNLSAFVPVGEADSINLKYTDSGKILTTLVSPKMLDYSNIDNPFTEFPKGVLVSMYDKNGTITTTIKSDYAISYKKTDIIDLQGNVVIASNDGKKMETSQLYFDQKNEWFFTEKFFKFTDGEGGYLQGPGVDFSKDFKIFNMQNSTGEVNAAE; via the coding sequence ATGATTGAAAAATCAAAACATATAATTTTAAGCATAGTCACGATTTTAATCGTGGCTATGTTTTTTTCATGTGAAGGTTCGTTAAAAGAAGTTCAAAAATCTAATTTGTCTGCTTTTGTGCCTGTTGGTGAAGCCGATTCTATAAATTTAAAATATACCGATTCAGGCAAAATACTTACAACTCTTGTGAGTCCAAAAATGCTTGATTATTCAAATATCGATAATCCTTTTACTGAATTTCCCAAAGGGGTTTTAGTTTCGATGTATGATAAAAATGGAACAATAACAACTACAATAAAATCTGATTATGCTATTTCGTATAAGAAAACAGATATTATAGATTTACAAGGTAACGTTGTTATAGCTTCTAATGATGGAAAGAAAATGGAAACTTCTCAGTTGTACTTTGATCAAAAAAATGAGTGGTTTTTTACCGAAAAATTCTTCAAATTTACAGACGGTGAAGGCGGTTATCTTCAAGGGCCAGGTGTGGATTTTAGTAAAGATTTTAAAATCTTTAACATGCAAAACAGTACGGGTGAAGTAAACGCTGCTGAATAA
- a CDS encoding tetratricopeptide repeat protein, producing the protein MKTKLSLLFVAAFGFFAQAQDCVETVSLMGTAVKAKDPSAYEYLTQLRKDCPTIHKAVYTYGEYAIKQQIERAEGNPTEKAKYVQDLVKLYDEYATNFPQYGKAGVDVKKGLALFDYGVGTKEQTFGYFDNAFKNDLANFDSPRALYAYFEIFVNDYKAGVKGIDLQHVFDKYDDISEKLTELSKEDSNTLDQLLNKVEGGQALDVKEEKAKTKIEANLGDIATVGSSMDAIIVELSTCEKLIPFYQKSFEANKSNEQWLKRAADRLEAKECDNDPLFSQISEALYKLNPSADAAYKLGVVELQRKNTSKAMDYFNQAAAMFQDNSKKAAVYMKMAYAYKNSSKSQARTYARKALAVKPSYGAAYLLMAQLYASSINECGSNPFEKRAVYWLAANYADKAGAVDPSVKTTAAKMATSYRASAPSRTEIFQANMSGKRLAFDCWVGESIVVPSL; encoded by the coding sequence ATGAAAACTAAATTGTCATTATTATTTGTAGCAGCTTTTGGCTTTTTTGCTCAAGCGCAAGATTGTGTTGAAACTGTAAGTTTAATGGGTACAGCTGTAAAGGCTAAAGATCCATCGGCATACGAATATTTAACACAATTAAGAAAAGATTGTCCTACAATCCATAAAGCAGTTTATACTTATGGAGAGTATGCAATTAAACAACAAATTGAAAGAGCTGAAGGTAATCCTACAGAAAAAGCTAAGTATGTTCAGGATTTAGTAAAGTTGTATGATGAATATGCAACTAACTTCCCTCAATATGGTAAAGCAGGTGTAGATGTTAAAAAAGGATTAGCATTGTTTGATTATGGAGTAGGTACAAAAGAGCAAACTTTTGGTTATTTCGATAATGCTTTCAAAAATGATTTAGCTAATTTTGATAGTCCGAGAGCTTTGTATGCTTATTTTGAGATTTTTGTAAATGATTACAAAGCTGGTGTTAAAGGGATTGATTTACAGCATGTTTTTGATAAATATGATGATATCTCTGAAAAATTAACTGAATTATCAAAAGAAGATTCAAATACTTTAGATCAATTATTAAATAAAGTTGAAGGTGGTCAAGCTTTAGATGTTAAAGAAGAAAAAGCTAAAACAAAAATTGAAGCTAATTTAGGAGATATCGCAACTGTAGGTTCTAGTATGGATGCAATTATTGTTGAGCTGTCTACTTGTGAGAAATTAATACCATTCTATCAAAAATCATTTGAAGCTAACAAATCTAACGAGCAATGGTTAAAACGTGCAGCTGATAGATTAGAGGCTAAAGAATGTGATAATGATCCATTATTCTCTCAAATTTCTGAGGCTTTATATAAGTTAAATCCAAGTGCAGATGCGGCTTATAAATTAGGTGTTGTAGAATTGCAAAGAAAGAATACTTCTAAAGCTATGGATTATTTTAATCAAGCGGCTGCAATGTTCCAAGATAACTCTAAAAAAGCAGCAGTTTATATGAAAATGGCTTATGCTTATAAAAACTCAAGTAAGAGTCAAGCTAGAACTTATGCAAGAAAAGCATTGGCAGTTAAACCATCTTATGGAGCGGCTTACTTATTAATGGCTCAATTATACGCAAGTAGTATAAATGAATGTGGTTCTAACCCATTTGAAAAAAGAGCTGTATACTGGTTAGCAGCTAACTATGCAGATAAAGCGGGTGCAGTTGATCCATCAGTAAAAACTACTGCCGCTAAAATGGCTACAAGCTATAGAGCTTCTGCTCCTTCAAGAACTGAAATTTTCCAAGCTAATATGTCAGGAAAAAGACTTGCTTTTGATTGTTGGGTAGGTGAGAGTATAGTTGTTCCTAGTTTATAA
- a CDS encoding outer membrane protein transport protein has product MLKKLIFCFGILLTSFVGYSQENTASPYSYYGLGEIKFKGTQEARAMGGLAITGDSLSVNLNNPASYSNLLITTFSVGGTSTFNNLKTTEQEEKARRTSLDYIAVGIPMGKLGASFGLMPYSVTGYQIQNTVFNENDPSTTDDDETRYIEKEGSGSINRVFLGFSYKINKNFSFGLNLEYNFGKSGDEIRESIEGVQLTTRERNEYTINGVTTNFGLLYSGKLDEKRKFFSSLTFSPESKLNSKNYRNIATVSYSLGGTEFVSDFNEYNLPDSKLVVPSKLALGFGIGQTNKWMIGTEVSFIGSKKMINRFGDNGSSSFENGQKVSLGGYYIPKYDSFSSYFSRVVYRAGFRYEKTGLIINNESINDYGMNFGLGLPVGLSKIDLSFEFGKRGTTSNGLIQENYFNVGVGLSLGDKWFKKTLID; this is encoded by the coding sequence ATGCTAAAAAAACTTATTTTTTGTTTCGGAATTTTACTAACATCGTTTGTTGGTTATTCTCAAGAAAATACTGCTTCACCATATTCATATTATGGTTTAGGAGAAATCAAATTCAAAGGCACTCAAGAAGCAAGAGCTATGGGAGGATTGGCTATTACAGGAGATAGTTTGTCAGTTAATTTAAATAATCCAGCATCGTATTCAAATTTATTAATAACAACTTTTAGTGTTGGAGGTACTTCAACTTTTAATAATTTGAAAACAACAGAACAGGAAGAAAAAGCTAGAAGGACAAGTCTGGATTATATCGCTGTTGGTATTCCAATGGGTAAATTAGGTGCGTCTTTTGGTTTAATGCCTTACAGTGTTACAGGTTATCAAATTCAAAACACTGTATTTAATGAAAATGACCCTTCAACTACAGATGATGATGAAACTAGATATATTGAAAAAGAAGGTTCGGGAAGTATCAATAGAGTTTTTCTTGGTTTTTCATACAAGATTAATAAAAATTTTAGTTTTGGATTGAATCTTGAATATAATTTTGGAAAATCTGGTGATGAAATCAGAGAATCAATAGAGGGAGTTCAGCTAACTACTAGAGAGAGAAATGAGTATACTATAAATGGAGTAACAACAAATTTTGGACTATTATACAGTGGGAAATTAGATGAGAAACGAAAGTTTTTTTCAAGTTTGACTTTCTCTCCTGAATCAAAATTAAATTCTAAAAATTACAGAAATATTGCTACGGTTTCTTACAGTCTTGGTGGTACTGAGTTTGTAAGTGATTTTAACGAATATAATTTACCTGATTCAAAATTAGTTGTACCATCGAAATTAGCTTTAGGTTTTGGAATTGGGCAAACTAATAAATGGATGATTGGAACTGAAGTTTCTTTTATTGGTTCTAAAAAAATGATTAATCGTTTTGGAGATAATGGTAGTTCAAGTTTTGAAAATGGACAAAAAGTTTCTTTAGGAGGTTATTACATTCCAAAATACGATTCTTTTTCGAGCTACTTTAGTAGAGTGGTTTATAGAGCAGGTTTTAGATATGAAAAAACAGGTTTAATCATAAACAATGAGAGTATTAATGATTATGGCATGAATTTTGGTTTAGGTTTACCAGTTGGATTGTCTAAAATTGATTTGAGCTTCGAATTTGGTAAAAGAGGAACAACCAGTAACGGCCTAATTCAAGAGAATTATTTCAACGTAGGAGTAGGTTTATCTCTAGGAGATAAATGGTTTAAGAAAACATTAATTGACTAA